The genomic segment CGGCGTGCTCCGCGTCCATAGCATCGTGGCCGGTCGATGGCAGATCGTACGACTGCGGTGCTACGGCGTCGGTGTCATCAGTCGTCCGCGCACAGCTGCCGTCGCAGCAGGCaaccgcgggcgggggtcTCATCGGCGCCTGCGCTTCCAACGATCCTCCCTCCTTGTCAACCGAGTGCGACTCTTCCTTGGCTAGTTGCCGCAGAAGTTTCTCGACGTACTCGAAGGCTTGACCTCTGAACTGGAGGAACGGCGGGGATTTGGACGTCGCGAAGATCCCGTTGGCGTCCAGCACGATCAGGCCCTGGCACCCGAGCTGCGCCTGGAACGTCGGAAAGTCTTCCCTGCAATCGATGAAGGTGTTCAATACTTTTCCACCGTCAAAGTAGAGATCTTGGAACTCTTTGGCTCTACGTTGTGCCGAGCGGTCGACGCAGATGCAGACGAAGCGCGCGTTCCCAACGTAGTGTGGGGGAGCGACGCTCCAGTTCCGCATCTGCTCGGCGACCGGCCGGCACCCGCCTCATCCACTGTCGTAGAAGTGAATCACCGCTGGTGACCCGAGAAGCTCATCAGCGAGGTTGATCTTTCCGGAATTCAGTCGCGTCCCGTCGATGTCGATGGGGGTGACCCATAAGGTGGGGAAGTCGTGCCCGGCGAGGTCCATCTCGCGACGATACGCCGTGCAGTCGTGTGGGTGGGCGTCGAGACGAGGCGAGACGGTCAGGGGCGGCCACGTGTGTCGAGGGAGAAGAGGAGGCGCGTGCCAAGAAGAGGAGGCGCGTGCCAAGAGTCCATGGTCTGAAAACGCGTTCAGACAAGCACTTTTATTTGGAGGTCTATTGACTCAGGATCAGAGGGGTTGCCGTCCAATTTCTTGTCGTCTGGCAAAAAACGTTGAGAAGCAACACGAGGTGCTGATTGATGAGACACTTTGAAACACCCGAGACGCGCATGTCTAACGCCATGTCTACCGTGACTCGTATCCTTTGCAAGCCGATCGTCCCCTCGACAAGCGCCGTGCGCGGGTAAGCCATACCCTGAATCCCCATACCTTTCCAAAGTCGACGTGGACACGGAAAATCAACCAACCTGAACAATCACTTATCTCGTCCCACAAGCCTCTCCCGCCGTCGACTCACCGTGCCTCATAACTCAAACACCATCTCGACAACAGCCTCTCCGGGAACAAGCGCGTGTTCTACCACGCCTTCTCCGTCAACAATACCGTCGCCCGTCACAAAGCGGGGGTCACGTACGACGACCGGGGCGAACTGGGGcacaccgcgtcggcgtgcgaGACGCATGCATGGGGCCCGTGGGGTTTAGAACCCGTGGGGCACACGTCGCTGTGCGGCTCCTGCGGCGACATGCACGCCCGCGGCACCGCGTGCGACCCGGCTAAGAGGAACAGGTTCATCAGGACGTGCGTaacggacggcggcgcgtcgctcatgCCTCGGATGAAGTTCTCGAGGCAGTGAGGACCTCCTCTCCTTCTCCCTTCTCGGTGCCTCCCTCTCCTTTCCGTTTTTTAGGTTATCCGTGCATTAATTGCAAAAACGCGTACAGATACAAAGTTTTCCGCACGAACTCATAAATAACGGTTTAATGTTCCCGTATTAAAAATATCCCACTCTGAAAAGGTTGCCTTGGGttgccgagcgccgccgaaATCGGCCGTTCTAATTTTGGGGTTAACGCGTCGTGAGATCTGTAGggcacgcgcccgccgacaaacccacccgcgcgcccgcttCGACCGTACCTACCCACGTAAAAAACGATGACGACAACGAGCAAGGACACCCGAGTGCCCGTCACCATCCTGACCGGCTACCTCGGCAGCGGAAAGACCACCCTGGTGAACCACATCCTGACCAACAAGGATCACGGCAAAAAGATCGCGATAATCGAAAACGagttcggcgacgtcggaaTCGACGACGCACTCATGGCCAAGAACACGAAGGCGCATATCGAGGAGGAAATCGTCGAGATGATGAACGGCTGCATCTGCTGCACCGTGCGCCAGGACCTGGTCGTGGTGCTGAACAAGTTTGCCGGCCGCATCGCATCCGGCAACCTCAAATTAGACTGCATCCTTATCGAGACCACTGGAATGGCGGACCCAGCGCCCGTCGCACAGACCTTCTTCGTCGACGACAGCGTCCAGGAGCACTTTCGCCTGGACGGCATCGTCACCCTCGTGGATGCCAAACACATCGAGCAGCACCTGGACGAGGAGAagcccgagggcgccgagaacgaggcggtcgagcaggtcgccttcgccgatCGCATGATTCTCAACAAGATGGATCTCGTCGACAAAGCCGACGTGGAGCGCATCACCGCCAGGCTCAAGTCCATCAACTCTTCCGCACCCATCATCACTGCCGAGAAGTCCAAAGTCTCCGTCGATTTGGTCCTCGACATCCACGCCTTTGACCTGAAGAAGACGGTAGACATGGACCCCGAGTTCCTCAACACCGACAACGAGCACGAGCACGACGACACCGTCTCCTCCATctgcgtcgtcgaggacaaGCCCCTCGACCTCGACACGCTTCAGCGGTGGGTCAACTACCTCCTGGTGAACAAGGGCACGGACCTGTACCGGATGAAGGGCGTGCTGAACGTCGCAGACAGTGAGGAGCGTTTCATGTTTCAGGCGGTGCACATGATCTTCAACGGCAACTTCGACGAGCCGTGGGAACCCAGCGAGAAACGCGAGTCCAAGTTCGTCTTCATCGGCAAGAACTTGGAccacgccgagctcaaggaaGGGTTCCTCGCGTGCATCCAGACCCCGGACCTTGTCGCGAAGAGGAAGCTCGCTCTTAggttcgccgtcggcgacgcggtcgagtgccgcaccgccgacggctaCGTCCCCGGCAAGGTCACCCAGCACCTGTACCGCGACGACTTCATGCCCCCCGGCGTGACCGCGCCGTACCAGATTCAGCTGGACGACGGAAAGTTGATTTGggcgcccgaggacgacgacaagtACATCCGTGCCAAGGATGCACTCTTCGCGGAGAAGAAAGCAAAGACTGAGGCGTGAGCACGCCGAGCTGCCAGGAACCGAGAGTCAGTTTTTGCGCGACGCTGATAGGAGCTGAATAGTCGCCGTCGAAAGGacacggaaggcgtcgcacagtTTTGTTAGTCAGCAATAAAGTAACAAAAGACGACCGTACAATTGTTTAGTTTATGACTTTTGCAaatgatcgagctctcgaccaatcagaagacCCAAATAAATATCTGGGCGCGCTTTCTTGATGAAAGGTCGCATCCGTCTTTTGGGAAGTTTGGCGGCGCGTTTCACAAAACCCCGGCACACGCCACCCACACGCCACGATCCCGACGATGCCCCTCTCCCGTGCCTTCCGAGCGTTcgcgctccccgccgccctcgccctggCATGTACCACCGTACCCACCGCCTATGCATCCGGGGACGACCACGCGTGGGAGTACGAGGCTGCCTTCGACATCCAGGAGTCTGCGGACACGTACTCGCTCAACATGGCCAacaacgcggacgcgacgatgaagTTTTGCTTCCACGCCACCGACacgcacgacgcgcccggcgtccaCAAGGTTGAAGATAAGTGtcacgcggacgaggcctCCCCGACCGCCGTCATCGCGAACGCCCCGGCGATCACGATCGTCAGTGGTACCACCTACCAGGTCACCATGGACCCCGATTCGTGGCTCTCGGTTTTCAACGTCAAGTTCCCTGCAAACGGTGCGTACGCGTTCTTCGCCGAGCATATGCCGTCCGAGTTTCACTTCGAGGGCGGCACCGAGATGGAGCTGCTGAAAGATGGCGACTcgcacgacgtcggcgccgcctgGGCGTCCACGGatgtcgcgcccgcgtcgaggaaaACTCCGTGGGAGAACACGATGCTGGGTTGCCTCTTCGTATGGGCTGTCACCCTCTGTGGCCTCGTTTTGATCATCAACACCAAGGTGTGGGAGCTCGTCAAGCCCTACGCGCTGATGTTCGCGTCCGGCACGTTACTCTCcaccgccttcgccttggtTCTTTACGAATCCACGCACCTAATCCCCATCGGCAACGACGAAGGTCTCGCCGCAGGCCGATGGACCGCGATGATCCTCTGCGGCTTCATCACCTCCCCCGTCATCGCCATCGTCCTCAAGTTCTTCCTCCCTCAACTGGAGAAAGATGACGAGTTTTGCGAGGCGACAAAGCCCGGAAATACCGTGATCGGGGCGGGTAACGCCCAGAAGATGCTTCACTCCGCCGAGATGGGCAGAGCCACCGACAACTGCTGCAACTACGAACATTCCACGGTCGAAGATTGCGAGAAGAGCATCACCAACCCcaacgtccgcgcgcggtTCCTCATGTCCCTCATCGCGGGCGACTTCTTCCATAACTTCACCGACGGTATCTTCATTGGAGCCGCGTTCCAGTGCAACACCACCCTCGCGTGgcggatcgtcgccgtcaccgtcgcgcaTGAGGTTCcccaggagctcgccgactTTGCGGTACTGGTCAACTCCCTCGGATTCTCGGTGCCAACGGCGCTCGCGTACAacgtcatcgcgggcgcctcAGTCATGCTCGGTGGTATCGTCATCATGCTCGCGGACGTGTCTAACCTGGACACCGGTATGCTGCTCGCGTACGGCGCCGGTAACTACATCTACTGCGCCACCGTGCACATGTTCTCGATGGGGTCTAAAAACATCCTTCACGATGCTAAGAGGctcctcgcgttcgcggtgggcgccgtcgccatcgggCTGATCCTTCTGGACCACGAGCACTGCGAGGcaggcgcggacgcgggcggcggtgacgcccaCGCACACGACCACAGGCGGTTATTCTACTAAATGAAGGTAACCCCCAACTTTCCacatccccgccgcctctcCTCTCCACGGGGATGAGTTCCGGCGAGTGGAGAACAAAAACAAATCAaacgccgaagccgccgaaaGCACTTCGCGCGTTCCGTCGTGAGTGAGAGAAAGATCAAAATCCGACCGCCTCGCCTCGATGCCCCGTGCATTATTATCTTTGACACAAGAGGTCCACGACGGCTGGACTTCAACCCTGTTTGACATAGCAAGCTGCTTCTGCTAAACTCTCGGaaaccgcgacgacgtctctTTGATGCGATGCATGCATGTCGGTCTCGGAACGCCAAACGTCGTCTCAAATCACATGTGCGAAGGTTGCTAAAAGTTGGTGCCGTCTCGGGTCGATTgcccccccccccccccccgcATCTTAGctacccgccgcgcgccgacgcgagcttcTTCCTGTCCTCGTCCGTCAACTCGGCGTATATCCTCCCGACGATCATGTCCCCGTCCGTGCACCGCTCCGACACAAACATCCCGTGTCGCACAGCCCCCGCTCCCTCCCCCGCCGTCTCGAACGACAGCACGTGCGGGGTGCCGACGAATTTGGCCATCACCACGCCCGGACCGTCGGACCCCGCAGGGACGAACCCCCACTCGCCGGGTCCCCACGGCGTGGACAGCGCGCCCCCGGGCTCGAACACGAACGGCGTCACCCCGCCCCACGACCAGTTCGGGTTCGTCGCCAGTCTCGACGCCAGTGCCTCGTTTCGAgcttcgtcgacgccctgccCGGGCTTCAGCGACTTACTCTGCGCGCACGCCTTTGAACCGACGCCTGAcccacccgcgtcgccccccttGACCctcccgacgccgtcgccccaaCCGTTCAGGGCGCCGGACTTACCCTTGAGGTAATACGCGTACACGTCACCGAGCCTCGCCGGTTCGTTCGGGTGGTACGAGAGCCgcaccgccaccggcgcgtgctcggcgcggtccTTGAACCTTCGGTCCTTTCGGAGGAAGCGGAACACGTGCTTGCTGTTTGCGAAGCACATGTAGTTTAAGGTGCGCCTGGTGACGCCCGGGGAGACGTACGCGCCGTGCGAGGGGAGGAACAGCGCCTCGTTGAACGCCAGGTGCTCAAAGTCCGCCTCGTTTGATAGGCTCGTTTGATAGGCGATGCGACCAAAGACGAGACCCGCcagcttcgccgcctcctccgtggGCATCAGCAGCGCGAAACCCGGGTCGGAGGTGAGCACGCGGCCGCCGTGGCAGAACCGGGACCAGTCCATCTCCGGGTCGTCCACCACGTGATCGTACCCGTaggcggtgacgtcgtcccACCCGTCCGACGCGACCTCGACGTCTGAGTCTCTGGAAAAGTATCCGCTCGGGTCCCGGATCAGCGCCGTCCTCGGGTCCAGCAGGAGCGTCGGCCAGCCCTGGGAGaggacgagacgcgcggcgagccactTGAGCGCGGTCGAGGACAGCGGCGCGCTTTTGCTTTTCGACGGCTGGCTTGACAGCtgtgcggcgacgagggcgactgACTTTAcccccgccgaacgcgccgcgctcgcggctttcgaagacgtcgtcgccaccagAACCCTCCCTTTTAAACCCAAACGCGTCACGCCGTCCCTCAGCAACGCTTCgaacgccgcctcctcgtttATATCGTCGCCCACGGTGACGAGGATGAGCTCCGGGGCGTTCGGGTCGCCGAGGTTGTCCACAGCCGCGCACACGGCGGCCGAGGCTACGGcaaagtcgtcgtcgactcCGGCtccgcactcgccgccgcgacctctCTTCACGACGTgcagcgtcgacgcgcgatcgacgccggccACCGCTCCGTtccacggcgtcggtggcgcgcaGTGCGAAGGGTCCTCGCTGGGACGTTTGGAGCCCGGGGGtccgccggggcgggcggcccACAttccctccgtcgcgtcggtccATTTTTTTGAACCAACGATGCCGTCGTTGATCGAGTGCTGCACCTTGGATTCCAGCTCGTGCGTGGTCTTTAAGTTTGGTCCGCAACCCACGTCGCAGTTCAACACGTCGATGCCCGCGCCGTTGGTGTAGTACTGGTACACCAGTTTCATCTTATGGGCCTTGTCGGTGTGGTAATTCGCGTGCATGGCAACCGGGCGGTGGTTCTCCTTGCCAAGCGCTGGCTGGTTGTGCCGAATGAACCGGAACATAACCTTGGAGTTGACGAAGCACAGCGGGTCCATGACccgaaccgtcgcgcccgcggtgccgtGCGCGTCCCTGCTCGCGAACCACAGCTCGAGGTTATACCCCGCCTGGTCCCATAACTTATCCTCGGTGGCCATCCTGTGCGCCATGATCGCCATCAGACGCCGagacgcctccgtcgcggacacGTACCACATGCCGGAGTTtagcgccgcgacgcgaaaGGCCCGCGCCCTTTTACGACCGTCGGGGCCCATGGAGGGATCGTCCACGCGGTCCAAGAACCCGTGCGCGCTGCTGTTGTCCCACCCGTCGGACATGGattcgacgtcggcgtcgcggtaTAGAAACGGAAAAGGGTTACGCATCCACGCGACGTCCGTGTCGGTCAATAAAACCGAGCACCCCCGCTCCACGAACTCCTGGATGATGCGAAACTTCTGCGCGGAGATCTTGTGCGATCCTTGGGCGTCGTTGACGACCCTGTACGACGCCACGCCTTGGTCGGTGAGGCGCCTGTGGAGGGGatcgtcgagcgcgatgaTCATGAAGTTTTCCACGCCCAGTCGTTTGATCCCGTCGACAAACTCGTAcacgcccggcgcgtgcgagtccgcgaccgccgcgagcacctcgcgaTCGATCGCCGTCTTACGCAGCACGTCGCACAGCGTCTCGTGCCCGCCGCAGTTCACCGGCCAGTCCGCATCCGCCGTATCGAGAGGGTCGGCTATCCAGTCCAATCGGCGCGGGCCCGGCAGCGCCGGATCCGGCGGCTTGGGTTCGCACCCTGGTTCGACAAACGGTCTCGCGAACGGGTCCGGGTAGGACAAACGCACGGCAcgcaccgcgggcggggtgatcgccgaggcgatcCGCGATTTCTTCGGCGTCGACTTTGGCTTTGGCGTCGTTTGGCGATTTTGGAGCTCTTTTGGTCGTGTCGGATCCGATgacgcggcggatgaggcttcggtcaccgcgggcgtcgggtcgGCGTTCGGGATGCGATCGTCGGTTCCGAACCCGCGGCTGAACCCTGAAttaccgccggcgccgaggtcggcggccgtcgtcgcgccgatgCGGTGTCGAATCtcccgggcgtcgaggtAGTTGCGCCAGAGCGCCACCATGAACCCGAAGAGGAGTCCCATCGCTACCGGCCTGCGCGCGCCCATCGTGCGCGTCCTATCCGTGCGTCTACTAGCCTACTACCGCGTGTCTGCGCCTCACTTGCTCGTGAGAGACTTGGCGGAGGAGAGgaggacgtcctcggccTTCTTCACCGCCCactccgcggtggacacgTACACCTCGAACGCCTTTCGCGCGGTCTCGCCTttgatcgcgcgcgggttgaGCGTGATGACTCCGGCcctgcgcgcgacgccgatgagcACGCCGGTGATGACGACCTGGGAGGCAATCTGAGAGAGGATACCCATGGGAAGAACGCGGTTCGGAGCTTCGGCCTCGGGTGGAGAGCCGTGCGCGGTCGCCCGCAGTCGCAGCGCAGTGCGCCCGCGATCGTCCCCGTCTTGGTCGACGTGCCGCGACGCGAATCGCGACGTCCGTTGAAAGCGAAATCGCGACGTTTTGAAACCAAATTCGCGCTCGTTTCATCGTCAACTTCCATCACGCTAAACGTGCTCCTCGTGGGTCAAAATGGTGAAAATCGTCGATCGTCGTGCCGCGTCCCCGTTACTCGATCACCCCCGTTACTCGATCGTCCCCGTTCGTTCGTTCCTCgctcgcccaccgccgccgtgcgctACCCGAGccttcgcctcgccgcctcgtcgccgacgcacgtcacgcacctcggcggcttACCCCCGACGACCGGCCGGAAGGGTACCCGCAGACCGGGCTCGCCGCAAGTCGAACACGGTCCCTCCCACACTTTGGCGCTGGGCCTCCACCGGGTgtcccgccgctcgtccgtctcgacccaaccgcgacgcgtctcggGAAAGTACTCCCGAGTGgtgctcgcgacggacgactTCGACTTGGGGGCCCCGGACGGCTCGGCggggggacgaggagggaggacgccgggtccgccgagGGTGGTGCGAGGATGGTGCCCTCGGGGGTGCCTTGCGgagtccacgtcgtcgaaaTGGACGAcgttggcgccgcccgcgccgtcggcacGCCACCCGGCAAActcggcatccgccgcggtgacgaacccgtcgccgccgaggtcaaACTCCGCGATCTTGTGGTGCAACAGGGTCGGGTGGCCGAAGCCGAAAACCTTCAACCTCGACGGCCCCCGCGGGCGAAGCCGTTGATCCCGATCCCTGCGCAAATCCACGTAGTCGCCGGCGTAAAAGTTGCGAACCCTGACGAACCcgcccgggtcgtcgtccagcgacgcgttcgcgagcgcgcaccTGATCCCCTCGTGATGCCAACGTGCGAATCGCACAGACGCGTGAAATTTCATCCGAGAGCGATGTCCCACCGGGGCTCGGCGGATCTTGAccttgaccgccgccgggacgccGATACCGACGGCTTCGCACAGCagcgagagcgcggcgcacgcgcgcgcgaacacctcgccgcgcgttcggtcGCGCCGATGGTGCGAGGGGCCGGTGACCGAGCGGAagccttcgtcgtcgagatCGCCCTTTTCGCGGACGTCGGTtcggacgtcctcgtccccgtcgacgactgAAACGGCTGAAACGGCTGAAACGGCGGTGGTCAGGTCGGGGTGAGActgctcgtcgtccgagccgtTCGCGAAattcgtcgccggcggtaGGTCCCAGAGGTACCGCTCGACGAAGGCGTCCGGAAGCCGGATGATGTTCACCACCGGGTTTCGCGGGTCGATCGTGTcggacccgtcgtcggcgtgtgCCGGTTCGTatccgcgcacgcgctcgtcgtaaAAGccaacgtcgtcggcgtcccgctcatcctcgtcgtccccgtccccgtccccgtccccgggtgccgactttacgtccccgtccccgtcctcgtcccgcgccgctccgAGTTTGgggaaggcgtcgtcgtcgtcgtgggtgGGCGCCCTGGGACCCTCCACGACGCTGgagaagctcgcgcgcgcctccgcggtgggggTCGGGGAGGACGCGTGGGAGCGAGGgtggggcgcgagggttcgaggcgaggagggcggcggggcgggcggtcggcgcgcggcgacgggggcggcgggggcgggggccaggggcggaggcggtagcgagtcgtcgtcgtcgtccgcccaGGCGAG from the Micromonas commoda chromosome 8, complete sequence genome contains:
- a CDS encoding predicted protein yields the protein MSTVTRILCKPIVPSTSAVRGLSGNKRVFYHAFSVNNTVARHKAGVTYDDRGELGHTASACETHAWGPWGLEPVGHTSLCGSCGDMHARGTACDPAKRNRFIRTCVTDGGASLMPRMKFSRQ
- a CDS encoding zinc permease family (zinc ion transport; Zn2+)-Iron (Fe2+), encoding MILCGFITSPVIAIVLKFFLPQLEKDDEFCEATKPGNTVIGAGNAQKMLHSAEMGRATDNCCNYEHSTVEDCEKSITNPNVRARFLMSLIAGDFFHNFTDGIFIGAAFQCNTTLAWRIVAVTVAHEVPQELADFAVLVNSLGFSVPTALAYNVIAGASVMLGGIVIMLADVSNLDTGMLLAYGAGNYIYCATVHMFSMGSKNILHDAKRLLAFAVGAVAIGLILLDHEHCEAGADAGGGDAHAHDHRRLFY
- a CDS encoding predicted protein gives rise to the protein MRNWSVAPPHYVGNARFVCICVDRSAQRRAKEFQDLYFDGGKVLNTFIDCREDFPTFQAQLGCQGLIVLDANGIFATSKSPPFLQFRGQAFEYVEKLLRQLAKEESHSVDKEGGSLEAQAPMRPPPAVACCDGSCARTTDDTDAVAPQSYDLPSTGHDAMDAEHAELTAAMIAATSLSTLAAVTTLRDIFAAHASHEERLMRDSLFGESHHAEFSVVESHAKDHAAICDAATHAMKEADVDGIVQKASVRALCARIVEHAEMYDALYEGRLAVAM
- a CDS encoding glycosyltransferase family 77 protein (candidate a-glycosyltransferase); protein product: MGARRPVAMGLLFGFMVALWRNYLDAREIRHRIGATTAADLGAGGNSGFSRGFGTDDRIPNADPTPAVTEASSAASSDPTRPKELQNRQTTPKPKSTPKKSRIASAITPPAVRAVRLSYPDPFARPFVEPGCEPKPPDPALPGPRRLDWIADPLDTADADWPVNCGGHETLCDVLRKTAIDREVLAAVADSHAPGVYEFVDGIKRLGVENFMIIALDDPLHRRLTDQGVASYRVVNDAQGSHKISAQKFRIIQEFVERGCSVLLTDTDVAWMRNPFPFLYRDADVESMSDGWDNSSAHGFLDRVDDPSMGPDGRKRARAFRVAALNSGMWYVSATEASRRLMAIMAHRMATEDKLWDQAGYNLELWFASRDAHGTAGATVRVMDPLCFVNSKVMFRFIRHNQPALGKENHRPVAMHANYHTDKAHKMKLVYQYYTNGAGIDVLNCDVGCGPNLKTTHELESKVQHSINDGIVGSKKWTDATEGMWAARPGGPPGSKRPSEDPSHCAPPTPWNGAVAGVDRASTLHVVKRGRGGECGAGVDDDFAVASAAVCAAVDNLGDPNAPELILVTVGDDINEEAAFEALLRDGVTRLGLKGRVLVATTSSKAASAARSAGVKSVALVAAQLSSQPSKSKSAPLSSTALKWLAARLVLSQGWPTLLLDPRTALIRDPSGYFSRDSDVEVASDGWDDVTAYGYDHVVDDPEMDWSRFCHGGRVLTSDPGFALLMPTEEAAKLAGLVFGRIAYQTSLSNEADFEHLAFNEALFLPSHGAYVSPGVTRRTLNYMCFANSKHVFRFLRKDRRFKDRAEHAPVAVRLSYHPNEPARLGDVYAYYLKGKSGALNGWGDGVGRVKGGDAGGSGVGSKACAQSKSLKPGQGVDEARNEALASRLATNPNWSWGGVTPFVFEPGGALSTPWGPGEWGFVPAGSDGPGVVMAKFVGTPHVLSFETAGEGAGAVRHGMFVSERCTDGDMIVGRIYAELTDEDRKKLASARGG
- a CDS encoding predicted protein; protein product: MSDLNVTAPPFAPTSAKASDPAARDAADASHPAPPRVGAPPEEKEKEKEEGAGEGEEEAALDVASVDPTLTLTVDAATRSARENCALVHALCSLLTSTRGRVAQLEARLASLQLELERTGGRRSGSSESERSWERAGADAPPTTPASPPEPSPVANGLAWADDDDDSLPPPPLAPAPAAPVAARRPPAPPPSSPRTLAPHPRSHASSPTPTAEARASFSSVVEGPRAPTHDDDDAFPKLGAARDEDGDGDVKSAPGDGDGDGDDEDERDADDVGFYDERVRGYEPAHADDGSDTIDPRNPVVNIIRLPDAFVERYLWDLPPATNFANGSDDEQSHPDLTTAVSAVSAVSVVDGDEDVRTDVREKGDLDDEGFRSVTGPSHHRRDRTRGEVFARACAALSLLCEAVGIGVPAAVKVKIRRAPVGHRSRMKFHASVRFARWHHEGIRCALANASLDDDPGGFVRVRNFYAGDYVDLRRDRDQRLRPRGPSRLKVFGFGHPTLLHHKIAEFDLGGDGFVTAADAEFAGWRADGAGGANVVHFDDVDSARHPRGHHPRTTLGGPGVLPPRPPAEPSGAPKSKSSVASTTREYFPETRRGWVETDERRDTRWRPSAKVWEGPCSTCGEPGLRVPFRPVVGGKPPRCVTCVGDEAARRRLG
- a CDS encoding predicted protein, whose protein sequence is MTTTSKDTRVPVTILTGYLGSGKTTLVNHILTNKDHGKKIAIIENEFGDVGIDDALMAKNTKAHIEEEIVEMMNGCICCTVRQDLVVVLNKFAGRIASGNLKLDCILIETTGMADPAPVAQTFFVDDSVQEHFRLDGIVTLVDAKHIEQHLDEEKPEGAENEAVEQVAFADRMILNKMDLVDKADVERITARLKSINSSAPIITAEKSKVSVDLVLDIHAFDLKKTVDMDPEFLNTDNEHEHDDTVSSICVVEDKPLDLDTLQRWVNYLLVNKGTDLYRMKGVLNVADSEERFMFQAVHMIFNGNFDEPWEPSEKRESKFVFIGKNLDHAELKEGFLACIQTPDLVAKRKLALRFAVGDAVECRTADGYVPGKVTQHLYRDDFMPPGVTAPYQIQLDDGKLIWAPEDDDKYIRAKDALFAEKKAKTEA
- a CDS encoding predicted protein translates to MGILSQIASQVVITGVLIGVARRAGVITLNPRAIKGETARKAFEVYVSTAEWAVKKAEDVLLSSAKSLTSK